The proteins below are encoded in one region of Levilactobacillus namurensis:
- a CDS encoding sugar O-acetyltransferase translates to MVKKMGEPDIAALAKKEIFQKIADGDWYQYGHEPKLQAIVKHSAQVIQHINDVAKTDQAEALKQLHAFLPHLGKDVEIYFPITGIEYPGSLYVGDHSFINSGLQFLSAAKVTIGQYCFIGPNCRFFTPNHHPTNKQLRRDGWQYDLPITIGDDCWFGGDVIFLPGVTVGNNVVIGAGSVVTKDLPDNVIAAGNPARIIRHVDAED, encoded by the coding sequence ATGGTGAAAAAGATGGGCGAGCCGGATATTGCGGCACTCGCCAAAAAAGAGATTTTCCAAAAGATTGCGGATGGCGACTGGTACCAATACGGGCACGAACCTAAGTTACAAGCTATTGTGAAGCACAGTGCGCAAGTGATCCAGCACATCAACGACGTGGCGAAGACGGATCAAGCAGAGGCGTTGAAACAACTGCACGCGTTCTTGCCGCATTTGGGTAAAGACGTTGAAATTTATTTCCCAATTACGGGAATCGAGTACCCGGGCTCCCTGTACGTGGGGGACCACAGCTTCATCAACTCAGGCTTGCAGTTCTTGAGTGCGGCGAAGGTCACCATTGGGCAGTACTGCTTTATCGGCCCGAACTGCCGGTTCTTTACGCCCAACCATCACCCAACGAACAAGCAGCTACGGCGAGATGGCTGGCAGTACGACTTACCGATTACCATTGGTGACGATTGCTGGTTCGGGGGCGACGTGATTTTTCTGCCGGGCGTGACGGTCGGCAATAACGTGGTCATCGGTGCGGGCAGCGTGGTCACCAAGGACCTGCCCGATAACGTGATTGCGGCGGGCAACCCAGCACGCATCATTCGACACGTGGATGCGGAAGATTAA
- a CDS encoding L,D-transpeptidase, with protein MKHFGKLLLLVIVVLVAGFGLHRVTHPAATNVPQANRASKTTTTTQAEAKTIDWRAPSEDKAYPDLKAHPNAWLDVNTSKQRVYIKDGQRTLYTMYCSTGTGKENGTPKGTFHIQGERGKFFYNQNSGEGARYWVSWKDHGIYLFHSVPTDQNGHYIKSEAEELGKSAASHGCVRLSVADAKWVYETVPYGMKVVVH; from the coding sequence ATGAAGCATTTTGGGAAATTATTGCTACTAGTCATCGTGGTTTTGGTCGCCGGGTTCGGGTTGCACCGTGTGACCCATCCCGCTGCGACGAACGTTCCGCAGGCCAATCGGGCTAGCAAAACCACGACCACGACGCAAGCAGAGGCGAAGACCATTGATTGGCGGGCACCTTCGGAAGATAAGGCGTATCCGGACCTGAAGGCGCACCCCAACGCTTGGCTGGATGTGAATACCAGTAAGCAACGGGTCTACATTAAGGACGGTCAACGGACCCTCTACACCATGTACTGCTCGACTGGAACTGGAAAAGAGAACGGGACACCTAAGGGAACCTTCCACATTCAAGGCGAACGGGGCAAGTTCTTCTACAACCAGAACTCCGGCGAAGGGGCCCGGTACTGGGTCTCCTGGAAGGACCATGGGATCTACCTCTTCCACAGTGTTCCGACAGATCAGAATGGTCACTACATCAAGAGTGAAGCCGAAGAATTAGGGAAATCCGCCGCTTCTCACGGGTGTGTGCGGCTATCTGTAGCCGACGCCAAGTGGGTCTATGAGACGGTCCCTTACGGCATGAAAGTGGTTGTTCATTAA
- a CDS encoding proline-specific peptidase family protein, with product MKQGTTIITLDNGYHLWTNTQGTGDIHLLALHGGPGGNHEYWEDTAKQLAKQGLNVQVHMYDQLGSWYSDQPDYSKPENQKYLTYNYFLDEVEEVRQKLGIDQFYLIGQSWGGALVQMYSLKYGQHLKGAIISSMVDNIDEYVANINKIREHIMTPDQLAYMKQVEANGNYDDAKYQGLVDILNKGYVDRKQPAAISHLIDTTATDVYGAFQGDNEFVITGKLKEWDVRDQLKNDQVPTLVTFGEHETMPLATGKRMAETIPHARWATTPEGGHHHMIDNAPVYYDHLATFIRDVESGNFND from the coding sequence ATGAAGCAAGGGACCACGATCATCACACTAGACAACGGCTACCACCTCTGGACCAACACCCAAGGCACCGGCGATATTCACCTGCTGGCCTTACACGGTGGCCCCGGCGGCAACCACGAATACTGGGAAGACACGGCCAAGCAATTGGCTAAGCAAGGTCTGAACGTTCAGGTTCACATGTACGACCAATTAGGCTCCTGGTATTCCGACCAACCCGACTATAGCAAGCCAGAGAACCAAAAGTACCTGACTTACAACTACTTCTTGGATGAAGTTGAAGAAGTTCGGCAAAAGCTGGGCATTGACCAGTTCTACCTGATCGGCCAATCTTGGGGTGGCGCGTTAGTTCAGATGTACTCCCTCAAGTACGGTCAACACCTGAAGGGGGCCATCATCTCCTCCATGGTCGACAACATCGACGAATACGTGGCCAACATCAACAAGATCCGGGAACACATCATGACGCCGGACCAATTGGCTTACATGAAGCAGGTTGAAGCCAACGGCAACTACGACGACGCAAAGTACCAAGGCTTAGTCGACATCCTCAACAAGGGCTACGTTGACCGGAAGCAACCCGCTGCCATCTCACACCTGATTGACACCACGGCGACCGACGTTTACGGTGCCTTCCAAGGCGACAACGAATTCGTGATCACCGGGAAGTTAAAGGAATGGGACGTTCGCGACCAACTCAAGAACGACCAAGTCCCAACCCTGGTCACTTTCGGGGAACACGAAACGATGCCGTTAGCTACGGGTAAGCGGATGGCTGAAACCATTCCGCACGCACGCTGGGCTACCACGCCTGAAGGGGGCCACCACCACATGATCGATAACGCACCCGTTTACTACGATCACTTGGCAACCTTTATCCGCGACGTCGAAAGCGGCAACTTCAACGATTAA